In a single window of the Pseudomonadota bacterium genome:
- a CDS encoding enoyl-CoA hydratase/isomerase family protein, with amino-acid sequence MEVVLESYNDGIYTITLNRPEKKNAMDFDLLKGLYDAMQRANDKEPPFIVIRGSGKAFCSGGDLIAFKEAQDAEALIDAEAALLNESIKLIRRTAAIVIAVVEGVAVGAGFGLSLACDLSIATKNTIMNMGYRRIGLTPDGGGSIFLPRLIGAKKFNELYLFSRNVNMEQALEMGLVNMVCEDEELEAKLAETIKNLKALPMETIKNFKDLVNNALFFGLSNHLDKERFYVAEFASKPLFKERIEGFLKKK; translated from the coding sequence ATGGAAGTAGTTCTGGAATCTTACAATGATGGGATATATACAATCACACTCAACAGACCGGAGAAAAAGAATGCCATGGATTTTGATCTGCTCAAGGGTCTTTACGATGCCATGCAAAGGGCCAATGACAAAGAGCCTCCATTTATCGTCATCAGAGGATCGGGGAAAGCCTTCTGCTCAGGCGGAGACCTTATTGCATTTAAGGAGGCTCAGGACGCAGAGGCTTTAATTGATGCTGAGGCAGCCTTACTTAATGAAAGTATAAAGCTGATACGGAGAACTGCTGCAATCGTTATTGCCGTTGTTGAGGGCGTTGCCGTCGGCGCCGGCTTCGGACTTTCATTGGCATGTGATCTGTCAATAGCCACCAAAAACACGATCATGAATATGGGATACAGAAGAATAGGGCTCACACCCGATGGCGGGGGAAGCATATTCCTGCCGAGGCTTATAGGGGCAAAAAAGTTTAACGAGCTGTATCTCTTCTCCCGTAATGTCAATATGGAACAAGCCCTGGAAATGGGTCTTGTGAATATGGTTTGTGAAGATGAGGAGCTTGAAGCTAAATTGGCCGAAACAATAAAAAATCTTAAGGCTCTTCCGATGGAAACTATTAAAAACTTCAAGGACCTTGTAAACAATGCTCTCTTTTTCGGGCTTTCCAACCACCTGGACAAGGAAAGATTCTATGTAGCTGAATTTGCATCTAAACCACTTTTCAAAGAGCGCATAGAAGGTTTTTTAAAGAAAAAATAA
- a CDS encoding MBL fold metallo-hydrolase codes for MKTLEYLKITILCENIVSKIFGIGEHGFSAFIETDIGSYLFDTGSGLSILYNAAAFKKDLGKVKKIFLSHGHYDHTGGLISVLDVVSPIDVHCHPSVFDEKFKILKNNGKEYREFIGIPQRQILLETKGISFKFSKDFQEIEGGIFLTGEIPRLTHFEETDKALFVKNGAAYTNDDVIDDQALILSTKKGVVVLLGCAHAGIINTLWHIAKSLRVETFYAVIGGTHLGSLTEEQLMYSIDILKQIDIKILGVSHCTGLLAAQKLFHELGNKCTYASAGSVFEFS; via the coding sequence ATGAAAACATTAGAATATCTTAAAATCACAATCCTTTGTGAAAATATCGTCAGTAAGATTTTCGGCATAGGCGAACATGGATTCTCTGCTTTTATAGAGACGGATATAGGCTCATATCTTTTTGATACAGGCTCAGGCCTCAGCATCCTGTACAATGCAGCAGCATTTAAAAAAGACTTGGGCAAGGTGAAAAAGATATTTTTGAGTCATGGACATTACGACCACACAGGAGGACTTATCAGTGTGCTTGATGTTGTCAGCCCCATTGATGTACACTGCCACCCTTCTGTGTTTGATGAAAAATTCAAAATATTAAAAAACAACGGGAAAGAATATAGAGAGTTTATAGGAATTCCGCAGAGACAAATTCTCCTTGAAACAAAAGGGATATCATTTAAATTTAGCAAGGACTTTCAGGAAATCGAAGGAGGTATCTTCCTTACAGGTGAGATTCCAAGATTAACGCATTTTGAAGAGACTGACAAAGCTCTTTTTGTTAAAAACGGTGCAGCTTACACAAATGATGATGTTATTGACGATCAGGCGCTTATCCTTTCCACAAAAAAAGGGGTGGTTGTTTTGCTTGGTTGTGCACACGCAGGAATAATAAACACTTTATGGCACATAGCAAAAAGCTTGAGAGTTGAAACTTTTTATGCTGTCATCGGCGGTACACACTTGGGGTCCCTTACTGAAGAGCAATTAATGTATTCGATAGACATACTAAAACAGATAGATATTAAGATATTGGGCGTTTCACATTGTACCGGTCTCCTTGCAGCACAAAAATTGTTCCATGAACTTGGAAATAAATGCACATACGCATCAGCAGGTAGTGTTTTTGAGTTTTCCTAA